A genomic region of Nitrospira sp. contains the following coding sequences:
- a CDS encoding RiPP maturation radical SAM protein 1, with translation MSDQAQVALVNMPFSYAKYPSIQLGTLSALLKSNGIPVDCHHLNVRFAHLIGVELHEAICEKRALFGEWLFSSLLFRENLKRAEYPHVFKPVFEQLAQERGKPIGYFEEMASRIAPQFLTWALRSIEWGQYKLVGFTSTFDQNVASLTMAKLIKDLYPDVIIVFGGANFDGEMGLEHFRAFPFIDHVVVGEGEESFLPLVRQILAGKTEDYPNGVTSRQGEKIVLTPNAALFSDFSKTGPPDYDDYYQLLTELGDKAQGLDRILLYEGSRGCWWGEKHHCTFCGLNAQSMKFRAKAPQQVLKEIADLSQRYDAVRFRLVDNIIDMGYIDNLFGKLAEDHCDLDVFIETKSNLQKRQIKTLAAGGVKCMQPGLESLSINQLRAMDKGVTPMQNIGCLKWSLYYHVMVSWNILLGFPGETNEDYQRQLDLIPSLLHLQPPEATGKFWLQRFSPYFTRPHEYGIRITGPGMAYEYVYDARQVDLKKIAYDFEYELDNWPVDPHLYQELVAAIENWQRIHRSADRPFLYYSKAPNYVTVYDGRNPNSPIRRRYEGLAALVIEICNESAKSVGQIRTAVGGQTDCSDAILQPILNDLTAQRVLYEERGKYFTLAIPENQNL, from the coding sequence ATGAGTGACCAGGCACAAGTGGCGCTCGTCAACATGCCGTTCAGCTACGCCAAGTATCCATCCATTCAACTCGGCACGCTCTCCGCGCTCCTGAAATCCAATGGCATCCCTGTCGATTGTCACCACCTGAACGTCCGGTTCGCCCACCTGATTGGCGTGGAGTTGCACGAAGCGATCTGCGAGAAACGCGCCCTCTTCGGCGAGTGGCTGTTCTCTTCCCTCCTGTTTCGAGAGAACCTAAAACGCGCTGAGTATCCACACGTCTTCAAACCGGTCTTTGAACAGCTCGCGCAGGAGCGTGGGAAACCGATTGGGTATTTCGAAGAGATGGCGTCACGCATTGCCCCGCAGTTTCTCACCTGGGCACTGCGATCGATCGAGTGGGGGCAATACAAGCTCGTCGGGTTTACGTCAACGTTCGATCAAAACGTCGCCAGCCTCACGATGGCCAAACTTATCAAGGATCTGTATCCGGACGTGATCATCGTCTTTGGCGGAGCCAACTTCGACGGCGAGATGGGACTGGAACATTTCCGGGCGTTTCCCTTCATCGATCACGTCGTGGTCGGGGAGGGAGAAGAAAGTTTCTTGCCGTTAGTTCGCCAGATTCTGGCCGGCAAGACAGAGGACTATCCCAACGGTGTGACCTCCCGGCAGGGCGAGAAGATTGTGCTCACGCCGAATGCGGCGCTCTTCTCCGATTTTTCCAAGACCGGTCCGCCTGATTACGACGATTACTATCAGTTGCTTACCGAGCTAGGCGACAAAGCACAGGGACTCGATCGAATTCTCTTGTACGAAGGCTCACGCGGCTGTTGGTGGGGGGAGAAGCATCACTGTACGTTCTGTGGACTGAATGCCCAGAGCATGAAGTTCCGCGCAAAGGCGCCACAACAAGTATTAAAAGAAATTGCCGACCTCTCTCAGCGCTACGATGCCGTTCGATTTCGGTTGGTCGATAACATCATCGACATGGGCTATATCGACAACCTCTTCGGCAAGTTGGCGGAGGACCACTGCGACTTGGATGTGTTCATCGAAACCAAGAGCAACTTGCAGAAGCGCCAGATCAAAACCTTGGCTGCAGGCGGGGTGAAATGCATGCAGCCTGGCTTGGAAAGCCTGAGTATCAATCAGCTGCGCGCGATGGACAAGGGCGTCACGCCGATGCAGAACATCGGCTGCCTCAAGTGGAGCCTCTACTATCACGTGATGGTGTCGTGGAATATTCTGCTGGGATTTCCAGGCGAGACCAACGAGGACTATCAGCGTCAGCTCGACCTGATTCCCTCCCTGCTGCACCTGCAGCCGCCCGAAGCGACCGGCAAGTTCTGGCTGCAGCGCTTCAGCCCCTACTTCACCAGGCCGCACGAGTATGGTATCCGCATCACCGGGCCGGGGATGGCGTACGAGTATGTCTACGACGCACGGCAGGTCGATCTCAAGAAGATCGCCTATGACTTCGAGTACGAACTCGACAACTGGCCGGTCGATCCGCACCTGTATCAGGAGCTGGTCGCCGCGATTGAGAACTGGCAGCGGATACATCGTTCAGCTGATCGGCCATTTCTGTATTACTCCAAGGCGCCGAACTATGTGACCGTTTACGATGGCCGCAATCCGAATTCTCCGATTCGACGACGGTACGAGGGATTAGCCGCGCTGGTGATTGAGATCTGTAATGAGTCGGCGAAGAGCGTGGGGCAGATCCGAACAGCAGTGGGGGGGCAAACCGATTGCAGTGATGCGATCCTCCAACCCATCCTCAATGACCTCACGGCGCAACGTGTCTTGTACGAAGAGCGGGGGAAATATTTTACGCTGGCGATTCCGGAAAATCAGAACTTATAA
- a CDS encoding nucleotidyltransferase domain-containing protein, whose amino-acid sequence MAPSISTTVDRERLKTIADRLRHTYGAVRVILFGSMAHGTATEHSDIDLLVIADTGERFYERSASVLRIVRELSYGLPLAPIVLSPQELQARLDRGDQFIAEVVGTGVDL is encoded by the coding sequence ATGGCCCCGTCGATTTCTACGACCGTCGATAGGGAGCGGCTTAAAACCATTGCAGATCGCTTGCGCCACACTTACGGTGCTGTGCGTGTCATCCTCTTTGGGTCCATGGCACACGGCACAGCCACTGAGCATAGCGATATCGATCTGCTGGTGATCGCCGACACCGGCGAGCGTTTTTACGAGCGTTCGGCCTCGGTGCTTCGCATTGTGCGTGAACTCAGTTATGGGTTGCCGCTGGCGCCGATTGTCCTGAGCCCACAGGAATTGCAGGCCCGGTTAGACCGCGGCGATCAATTTATTGCGGAGGTGGTGGGGACAGGGGTGGACTTGTGA
- a CDS encoding HEPN domain-containing protein, which translates to MAGPVRPRRSIYCGGGGDRGGLVNSRRDSLYPEDWRVVGRQDWHRIHVMLADGDAEGAGLFLQQALEKFLKAYLLGKGWKLKKVHTLQSLLDEATAHDDAIRPFRGLCEQASAFYMAERYPTLGGTGLELEEVKPLLPEARSLITALFPDEVMQ; encoded by the coding sequence ATTGCAGGCCCGGTTAGACCGCGGCGATCAATTTATTGCGGAGGTGGTGGGGACAGGGGTGGACTTGTGAACTCACGCCGTGACTCGTTATACCCTGAAGACTGGCGGGTGGTCGGACGACAGGACTGGCATCGGATTCACGTTATGTTGGCCGATGGAGATGCCGAAGGGGCGGGGCTCTTTCTCCAACAGGCCTTGGAGAAATTTCTCAAGGCGTATCTCTTGGGGAAAGGCTGGAAGCTGAAGAAGGTGCACACGTTGCAGAGTCTACTCGATGAAGCTACAGCCCATGATGACGCGATTCGACCGTTTCGTGGCCTCTGCGAACAAGCCTCTGCCTTCTACATGGCTGAACGATATCCGACTCTGGGTGGCACCGGTTTGGAACTCGAAGAGGTGAAGCCGTTGTTACCAGAGGCGCGATCTCTCATCACCGCGCTGTTCCCCGACGAAGTCATGCAATGA
- a CDS encoding 4-carboxymuconolactone decarboxylase, which yields MDSYYHSHDLGKFADIGKGNQALWEKFKSYYDAVFVEGALTEREKALIALAVAHTVQCPYCIDAYTQASLEKGSNVEEMTEAVHVACAIRGGASLVHGVQMRNVAEKLSM from the coding sequence ATGGACTCGTATTACCATTCGCATGATCTTGGCAAGTTTGCTGATATCGGAAAAGGCAACCAAGCCCTGTGGGAGAAGTTCAAGAGTTATTACGACGCGGTGTTTGTGGAGGGCGCGTTGACGGAGCGAGAGAAGGCGCTCATTGCCCTCGCCGTCGCTCATACCGTGCAATGCCCCTACTGTATCGATGCCTACACCCAGGCGTCACTGGAAAAGGGATCGAACGTCGAAGAGATGACGGAAGCCGTCCACGTCGCCTGCGCGATCCGCGGCGGCGCGTCACTCGTGCACGGCGTGCAGATGCGCAACGTGGCGGAGAAGCTATCGATGTAG
- a CDS encoding inositol monophosphatase, translating into MLQSGVPILHEHPSHDSLLDTAIAAGKEAGALLRTYASSGFRIEYKNPINLVTDADRAAEQCVINHIQARFPTHRFLAEERGRIEEVPSPYLWVIDPLDGTTNFAHGYPTYCVSIGLEYEGRCILGVIVDPSRDELFTAIEDRGAQLNGHPIHVSKTATLNSSLLVTGFAYDIRDSPRNNLDHFAKFAMKAQGLRRTGSAALDLCYVAAGRFDGFWEVQLNPWDMAAGSVIVKEAGGRLTDFSGKDLSIYGQELVASNRQIHEAMLQVLKQDAPRT; encoded by the coding sequence ATGCTACAATCCGGCGTGCCGATTCTTCATGAACACCCGTCCCACGACAGCCTGCTCGACACGGCGATTGCTGCCGGTAAAGAAGCGGGCGCCCTCCTCCGAACCTATGCGAGTTCTGGGTTCCGCATCGAGTATAAGAATCCAATCAATCTAGTGACGGACGCGGACCGTGCTGCTGAACAGTGTGTCATCAACCATATCCAGGCTCGCTTCCCCACCCATCGATTCCTGGCCGAGGAGCGTGGCCGTATTGAGGAGGTCCCGTCACCCTATCTCTGGGTCATCGACCCACTCGACGGCACCACGAATTTTGCTCACGGCTACCCCACCTACTGCGTCTCTATCGGCCTTGAGTATGAGGGGCGCTGTATTCTTGGCGTGATTGTTGACCCCTCGCGGGACGAACTCTTCACCGCTATTGAAGATCGTGGCGCTCAGTTGAACGGTCACCCCATCCACGTATCCAAGACGGCGACACTCAACAGCAGCCTGCTGGTGACAGGCTTCGCGTACGACATCCGAGACTCACCGCGCAACAACCTGGATCATTTTGCCAAGTTTGCTATGAAGGCACAGGGACTTCGCCGAACGGGTTCTGCGGCATTGGATCTCTGCTATGTGGCAGCAGGGCGCTTCGACGGATTCTGGGAAGTCCAGCTCAATCCCTGGGATATGGCGGCTGGATCCGTCATTGTAAAAGAAGCCGGTGGGCGGCTGACCGATTTCAGCGGAAAGGATCTCTCCATCTACGGACAAGAGCTTGTCGCGAGTAATAGACAAATCCACGAGGCGATGCTCCAGGTTCTCAAGCAAGACGCTCCACGAACATGA
- a CDS encoding UDP-3-O-acyl-N-acetylglucosamine deacetylase: MHIAQAYELLCVEMRLSCLSICLYKGGLVRNQQTLASAVTCSGVGLHSGQSASITLRPAPPDTGVVFVNRKTNVDAHLSASIRHRIPTELCTAISGNGFQVQTIEHLLSALSGLHVDNVFVDVSASEVPVMDGSAAPFVRLIQSVGIVPQNRKQAFLKIMAPIEVAEGSKRVRIEPSPTPKITYSIHYEHPLINTQSYAYDCSAIAFENEIAEARTFGFLYEVQALWARGLGKGGTLDNTIVLSDDGVVNESGLRFDDEFVRHKILDLIGDFSLMGMPFIGHIVADRSGHALHTRLVQQILTQPEKWVLLNADPSGEGKRSIAHALHLHPAVALQAS; the protein is encoded by the coding sequence ATGCATATCGCGCAGGCATATGAATTGCTTTGTGTTGAAATGAGATTATCATGTTTAAGCATTTGTCTCTATAAGGGAGGACTTGTGCGCAATCAACAAACTTTGGCATCGGCAGTAACCTGTTCTGGTGTGGGACTCCACTCTGGCCAGTCGGCGTCGATTACGCTGCGGCCTGCCCCCCCTGACACCGGCGTGGTTTTTGTCAATCGCAAAACGAACGTTGATGCGCATCTTTCGGCCTCCATTAGACATCGCATCCCAACCGAATTGTGCACAGCCATCAGCGGCAATGGGTTCCAAGTTCAAACCATTGAGCATCTGCTCTCGGCGCTGTCAGGTCTTCACGTCGACAATGTCTTCGTCGATGTATCGGCAAGCGAAGTTCCGGTCATGGATGGAAGCGCCGCGCCCTTCGTCCGGCTGATTCAATCCGTCGGTATTGTCCCTCAGAATCGGAAGCAGGCGTTTCTTAAGATTATGGCGCCGATCGAAGTGGCCGAGGGTTCGAAGCGTGTTCGGATCGAGCCGTCCCCCACCCCGAAGATCACCTACTCCATTCACTATGAACATCCTCTGATCAACACGCAGAGCTATGCCTATGATTGCTCCGCCATTGCGTTTGAGAATGAGATCGCCGAAGCCAGGACATTTGGGTTTCTGTACGAAGTCCAAGCCTTGTGGGCTCGCGGGCTCGGCAAAGGCGGAACCCTGGACAACACCATTGTCCTGTCGGATGATGGGGTCGTCAACGAATCCGGCCTCCGATTCGACGATGAGTTTGTCCGCCACAAAATCCTTGATCTGATCGGTGACTTTTCTCTTATGGGAATGCCCTTCATCGGTCACATCGTTGCAGACCGGTCTGGACATGCACTCCACACGCGGTTGGTCCAGCAGATCCTGACCCAACCAGAGAAGTGGGTGCTTCTCAACGCAGACCCTTCAGGAGAAGGGAAGCGATCGATCGCACATGCGCTTCACCTTCATCCAGCTGTCGCACTTCAGGCTTCGTAG
- a CDS encoding DUF3467 domain-containing protein, with translation MKQTDQQGIQRACLSPSLLDRANTTPTVQFDVSNLQSSYANVCNVSSTREEWCLAFGVNNVWERGQANIHVQLTCRIMLNPFAAKRLAIVFTRVVTEYEADSERDMTMPGHKPMRHEAGSRPFTWAIHPALIASST, from the coding sequence ATGAAACAGACGGACCAACAGGGAATTCAACGGGCTTGCCTGTCGCCATCCCTTCTCGATCGAGCCAATACCACTCCGACAGTTCAGTTCGATGTGTCGAACCTGCAGAGCTCCTATGCAAACGTATGTAATGTGTCTTCAACTCGCGAAGAGTGGTGCCTGGCTTTTGGCGTGAATAATGTGTGGGAGCGCGGCCAGGCAAACATCCACGTTCAGCTGACCTGCCGTATTATGCTCAATCCCTTTGCAGCAAAACGATTGGCCATCGTGTTCACTCGTGTGGTGACCGAATATGAGGCAGATTCAGAACGTGACATGACGATGCCAGGTCACAAACCAATGCGGCATGAGGCAGGATCGCGGCCCTTTACATGGGCGATCCACCCTGCTTTAATAGCCTCTTCCACGTAG
- a CDS encoding DUF4347 domain-containing protein: protein MFDGAGEATLSTVTTDQLAQSQAETSLSADDATTSNTPPAAAPTGEPQFNSNDQALFDALAAYDTSAARQEIVFLSPSVRDYHKLLDGISPNVEVFVLDPTRDGVEQMAEVLVGRTGVDAIHIISHGSQAELTLGSARLTLEAMNGAYADELAAIGQSLSEKADLLIYGCTFGQGELGGNAATRLAQLTGADVAASVDLTGHADLGGDWDLEYSVGSIETGVTFSSDARQNWVGVLPGLTSTGEFTVNDPSGNDEETSGPVRGAERAVDIASNGDYVVVWTDETTGDKVFAKVLDKDGNAKVAQFQVNTGGVNNRWADVAVDDSGNFVVTWTRSSDVYMRRFLANGTAVDGADVQVNTTTSNTQHNSSVNMNDTGDFVIAWEGNGGADEGIFVRQGSFGGGLIGSDIAVDTAAAAQDPSVGIADSGNFVVAWDDGNGDVFFQRYNSAGTPQTSGQVDGAFQSNAGGAAVDMSGDGRFTVAYRATGLGLGVYARQFDAAGTPLFFPLLVNTTFANDQTNPSVSMDDSGDFIVVWEGHGDQAANVDANGVFGQKFASTGTRIGSEFLVNQTTANVQDRASVAMLDSNNFVVVWTGSDGAQTDVFARQFGTAVNTPPTLDLDANNSSGATGNNYLFTFTEGAAATAIADTDTDLVDADSPTFASVTLAVSGLLDGNAETLVLDGDTFALATAVAGQNTTGGNYHVVVTTGAGTAALTITKQGGGTFSEVETETLIEAIQYRHTDTSAPTDGDRLIDVTVNDGALDSAIARTTINVNPMNDAPVVTAPGAALSATEQVGLTIHGTGFGVSDVDAGGGSATATLNVGEGTLTAVAGTSGVTIVGGNGTGTVTLSGTIAQINNLLTGGGTGTITYLNGLNAPSASTTLTVTVNDQGNTGADPGLTGTGTTEEGSNSVAINLSAVNDDPTNVGSLPTDVTVTEDVLSNVDLSLIDLSDVDAGGGNLTVTLTTATGGNLTAVSGGGVTVAGSGTGVLTLTSTHANLNTYLNSAANVQYLHGTANTNGNNADTITVQVSDNGNTGSGGGGTLSLGTVNVDITAQNDAPTITALADQTIPEDGTTGALAFSVSDVETAAGSLTVTAVSSNTTVIPNGNLTLVNLGGGNWTIAATPALNQTGGPVTITVTVSDGTTSTNETFDVTVTAQNDAPVISSNGGGATAVVNVAENQAAATTITSVDVDGGVPMYSIVGGADATLFTLHATTGALTFNNAPDFEAPLDAGANNVYEVTVQVADGSGGTDIQALSIVVTDVNEGLPPPPPIPPSLVPQPPAPPSGAGPLPAGSPPSSPVVVPAPASSKPNSEVPFVPVPLGNDPDGTARLSSEMPGAPQPKGLNTPAPSIQFMREIRGYVEAGVAPRMYQADKEVPRAFDGQTLEKTSTGLSEAFRQSLGVVEEDLRRATDMSESSLKFAVGVTNLGGVSLTAGVIAWLLRSGALLASLAATLPAWRHFDPLPVVLTSDRTRRRSTADTVVAADRENKQFRGLRDLLDKKGDTGRSEGEGREG from the coding sequence ATGTTCGACGGCGCAGGTGAGGCGACGCTCAGCACCGTCACCACCGATCAACTAGCCCAGAGCCAAGCCGAAACATCTCTCTCCGCCGATGACGCGACAACATCTAATACACCACCCGCTGCGGCACCCACAGGTGAGCCACAGTTCAACTCTAACGACCAAGCCTTATTTGATGCGCTGGCAGCGTACGATACGTCAGCAGCCCGCCAGGAAATCGTGTTTCTTTCTCCTAGCGTGCGCGATTACCACAAACTCCTCGATGGCATCAGCCCCAATGTCGAAGTCTTCGTCCTCGATCCGACTCGCGACGGGGTGGAACAGATGGCGGAGGTGCTCGTCGGTCGCACTGGCGTCGACGCCATTCACATCATCTCCCATGGAAGCCAGGCTGAACTGACCCTCGGCAGTGCAAGACTGACGCTCGAGGCCATGAACGGCGCCTATGCCGACGAACTTGCGGCGATCGGCCAATCCCTCAGCGAGAAGGCCGATCTATTGATCTATGGCTGCACCTTCGGCCAGGGCGAGCTCGGCGGGAATGCAGCTACCCGGCTGGCTCAATTGACAGGCGCCGATGTAGCCGCAAGCGTCGACCTCACCGGCCATGCTGATTTAGGCGGGGATTGGGACCTGGAATATTCGGTTGGGTCCATAGAAACGGGAGTCACCTTCAGCTCTGACGCGCGACAGAACTGGGTCGGTGTGCTACCAGGCTTGACGTCTACGGGAGAATTCACGGTCAACGATCCTTCCGGGAACGATGAGGAAACTAGCGGGCCGGTACGAGGCGCCGAACGGGCTGTCGATATCGCATCCAATGGTGATTACGTCGTGGTGTGGACGGACGAGACTACAGGCGACAAAGTGTTTGCGAAAGTCTTGGACAAAGACGGCAATGCGAAGGTCGCGCAATTTCAAGTCAACACGGGTGGCGTGAACAACCGATGGGCCGATGTGGCTGTAGACGACAGCGGGAACTTTGTGGTCACGTGGACGAGGAGTAGCGACGTGTACATGCGGCGCTTCTTAGCCAACGGCACGGCTGTCGATGGCGCAGACGTGCAAGTCAATACCACGACTTCCAACACTCAGCACAATTCGTCAGTCAACATGAACGACACCGGCGATTTCGTGATCGCCTGGGAAGGTAACGGCGGCGCCGATGAAGGCATCTTCGTTCGACAGGGGAGCTTCGGCGGCGGGCTGATTGGCAGCGATATCGCGGTCGATACTGCCGCAGCTGCGCAAGATCCGTCGGTGGGAATTGCCGACTCGGGCAACTTCGTCGTGGCGTGGGATGATGGCAACGGAGATGTCTTCTTCCAACGATATAACAGTGCTGGAACTCCACAAACCAGCGGTCAAGTTGATGGAGCTTTTCAGTCCAACGCGGGGGGAGCCGCTGTGGATATGAGTGGCGATGGCCGATTCACGGTGGCCTATCGAGCCACCGGATTGGGGCTCGGTGTCTATGCCAGACAATTTGACGCAGCCGGAACTCCGCTCTTCTTTCCCCTGCTGGTCAACACGACGTTTGCAAACGATCAGACCAATCCCTCGGTGAGCATGGATGATTCAGGCGACTTTATTGTCGTGTGGGAAGGACATGGGGATCAAGCCGCAAACGTTGATGCCAACGGAGTCTTCGGACAGAAATTCGCCTCCACCGGGACAAGAATCGGCAGTGAATTCTTGGTCAACCAAACCACCGCCAACGTGCAGGACCGTGCCTCGGTGGCCATGCTGGACTCAAATAACTTCGTGGTCGTGTGGACCGGCAGCGACGGAGCACAAACCGATGTCTTCGCACGGCAATTTGGCACCGCCGTTAATACCCCGCCCACGTTGGACCTGGATGCCAACAACAGTTCCGGGGCTACGGGCAATAACTACCTGTTCACGTTCACCGAGGGTGCTGCCGCCACCGCGATCGCCGATACCGACACCGATCTCGTGGATGCCGACAGCCCCACCTTTGCGTCGGTGACCCTGGCCGTCAGTGGCCTGTTGGACGGCAATGCCGAGACCCTTGTGCTGGATGGCGATACATTTGCGCTGGCCACTGCGGTAGCCGGCCAAAATACGACCGGCGGGAATTACCACGTGGTGGTCACAACTGGCGCCGGCACCGCCGCCCTCACCATCACCAAACAGGGCGGCGGAACCTTTTCGGAAGTCGAGACAGAGACCCTCATCGAGGCCATTCAATATCGGCATACGGATACGAGCGCCCCTACCGACGGCGACCGCCTGATCGACGTGACGGTTAACGATGGCGCCTTGGACAGTGCCATCGCCCGCACCACGATCAATGTGAATCCGATGAACGATGCGCCGGTGGTGACGGCCCCAGGTGCCGCCTTGTCGGCGACCGAACAGGTCGGCTTGACCATCCACGGCACCGGGTTCGGCGTGAGCGACGTTGATGCCGGAGGCGGCAGTGCAACGGCCACGCTCAATGTCGGCGAAGGGACGCTCACAGCGGTGGCTGGCACCTCAGGGGTGACCATCGTCGGGGGCAACGGCACGGGGACCGTGACCCTGTCTGGCACGATCGCTCAGATCAATAATTTACTCACTGGCGGTGGGACCGGCACCATTACGTACCTGAATGGGCTCAATGCTCCGAGCGCCTCGACCACGTTGACCGTGACCGTGAACGACCAGGGCAATACGGGGGCTGACCCCGGGCTGACAGGAACCGGCACCACGGAAGAAGGGAGCAATTCAGTCGCCATCAATCTGAGCGCCGTGAACGACGATCCAACCAACGTCGGCTCCTTGCCCACCGACGTCACCGTGACCGAAGACGTCCTGAGTAATGTGGATCTCTCCCTGATCGACCTCAGTGATGTCGATGCAGGAGGCGGCAATCTGACCGTGACGCTGACAACGGCAACCGGGGGCAACCTGACCGCAGTCTCAGGCGGCGGTGTCACCGTGGCTGGTTCGGGAACCGGGGTCCTCACTCTGACAAGCACTCACGCGAACCTGAACACCTATCTCAATAGTGCCGCCAACGTGCAATACCTGCATGGGACGGCAAACACGAACGGTAACAACGCCGATACGATCACCGTTCAGGTCAGCGACAACGGCAACACCGGCAGCGGAGGAGGCGGCACCCTAAGCCTCGGCACCGTGAATGTGGACATCACGGCGCAGAACGATGCGCCGACGATCACGGCGCTGGCGGATCAGACGATCCCCGAAGACGGGACGACGGGGGCGCTGGCCTTTAGCGTGAGCGATGTGGAGACGGCGGCGGGGAGCCTGACGGTGACGGCGGTGAGCAGCAACACCACCGTTATTCCCAACGGCAACCTGACCTTGGTGAACCTGGGGGGCGGCAACTGGACCATCGCGGCGACGCCGGCCCTGAACCAGACTGGCGGGCCGGTGACGATCACAGTGACGGTGAGCGATGGGACGACCAGCACCAACGAGACCTTTGATGTGACCGTGACGGCGCAGAACGACGCGCCGGTCATCTCCAGTAACGGCGGAGGTGCCACGGCAGTGGTCAACGTCGCTGAAAACCAGGCTGCTGCTACCACGATCACCAGCGTGGATGTCGACGGGGGCGTGCCTATGTATTCGATCGTCGGAGGGGCCGACGCCACCCTGTTCACGCTCCATGCGACAACCGGCGCGCTGACCTTCAACAACGCGCCGGATTTCGAGGCCCCCCTCGACGCAGGGGCGAACAATGTCTACGAAGTCACCGTTCAAGTCGCCGACGGCAGCGGCGGCACCGACATCCAGGCTCTCAGTATCGTGGTCACAGACGTCAATGAGGGTCTACCGCCACCCCCGCCGATTCCTCCAAGCCTCGTGCCACAGCCTCCAGCCCCTCCATCCGGAGCGGGACCTCTTCCTGCTGGATCGCCCCCGTCATCTCCGGTCGTTGTCCCTGCGCCGGCCAGTTCGAAGCCGAATTCCGAGGTTCCTTTTGTTCCTGTTCCGCTTGGCAATGATCCAGATGGCACCGCGCGGCTATCTTCGGAGATGCCTGGTGCTCCCCAGCCCAAAGGGTTAAACACGCCCGCGCCTTCGATTCAGTTCATGCGCGAGATCAGAGGCTATGTGGAAGCGGGGGTTGCTCCGCGTATGTACCAGGCCGATAAGGAGGTTCCGAGGGCCTTCGACGGACAAACCCTTGAGAAAACGTCGACAGGGCTCAGCGAGGCCTTTCGCCAGAGCCTCGGGGTCGTCGAGGAGGATCTACGACGTGCCACGGACATGTCTGAGAGCAGCCTGAAATTCGCCGTTGGGGTGACGAACTTGGGTGGGGTCAGTCTTACGGCCGGTGTCATTGCCTGGCTGCTGCGTAGCGGGGCGCTGCTGGCCAGTTTGGCTGCCACTCTGCCTGCTTGGCGGCACTTCGATCCACTCCCCGTCGTCCTCACCAGCGATCGAACGCGGCGTAGGAGCACAGCGGATACAGTCGTCGCTGCCGATCGAGAAAATAAGCAATTCCGCGGGCTCAGAGACCTCCTGGATAAGAAAGGAGACACGGGGCGCTCCGAGGGTGAAGGTAGGGAAGGATGA